From Fibrobacterota bacterium, the proteins below share one genomic window:
- a CDS encoding dUTPase, with amino-acid sequence MADKLDQLFALQLELNDRIFAKKDIRDNEGKVLTMAALIAEAQKSGLGPNTKVNEWLGKYLQALDDESRELKEELLWKWWSKDHLDMQNIRVEIIDQLHFWMSLAMTAGLDAEGVYRIYMQKNAVNHARQENDYSKANKSEAENKTIA; translated from the coding sequence ATGGCCGACAAGCTCGATCAACTCTTCGCCCTCCAGCTCGAACTCAACGATCGCATCTTCGCCAAGAAGGACATCCGCGACAACGAGGGCAAGGTCCTCACCATGGCGGCCTTGATCGCCGAAGCCCAGAAATCCGGCCTCGGCCCCAACACCAAGGTCAACGAATGGCTGGGCAAATACCTGCAAGCCCTGGACGACGAATCCCGCGAACTGAAGGAAGAGCTGCTCTGGAAATGGTGGTCCAAGGATCATCTCGACATGCAGAACATCCGGGTGGAAATCATCGATCAATTGCACTTCTGGATGTCCCTGGCGATGACGGCGGGCCTGGACGCCGAAGGGGTTTACCGCATTTACATGCAAAAGAACGCCGTCAACCACGCGCGCCAGGAAAACGATTACTCCAAGGCGAACAAGAGCGAGGCGGAGAACAAGACCATCGCGTAA